One genomic segment of Alphaproteobacteria bacterium includes these proteins:
- a CDS encoding 23S rRNA (adenine(2030)-N(6))-methyltransferase RlmJ produces MNYQHGFHAGGFSDVLKHATLANLIAALSAKDKPYLVIDTHGGRGGYDLTGQGAVTMEWKTGIGRLLPIRQPPAALADYIRVVRFYDKKFGSFGVKPAEGVRHYPGSPRIARALLRPDDRLVVAELNPRESVFLKREFAGDKGIEVREEDGYGLLKSMLPPPERRALVLIDPPYESRDETADAVAAIGHGLRRFATGVYALWYPIKDMKFVQALHEAVIALDPPEAIAVHVQMMRMNPQPRMLVGSGMVVINPPWKFADTMRELAPWLARNIGSNQTATAEVKTLVAEKGGRSPED; encoded by the coding sequence ATGAACTACCAGCACGGATTTCATGCCGGCGGTTTCTCCGACGTGCTCAAGCACGCCACGCTGGCCAACCTGATCGCGGCTTTGTCGGCCAAGGACAAGCCGTACCTGGTCATCGACACCCATGGCGGGCGCGGCGGCTACGACCTGACCGGCCAGGGCGCGGTGACCATGGAATGGAAGACGGGCATCGGCCGCCTGCTGCCGATCCGCCAGCCGCCGGCGGCGCTTGCCGACTACATCCGCGTGGTGCGCTTCTACGACAAGAAGTTCGGCAGCTTCGGCGTCAAGCCGGCCGAGGGCGTGCGGCACTATCCCGGCTCGCCGCGCATCGCGCGCGCCCTGCTGCGGCCCGACGACCGGCTGGTCGTGGCCGAGCTCAACCCGCGCGAGTCGGTGTTCCTGAAGCGCGAGTTCGCCGGCGACAAGGGCATCGAGGTGCGCGAGGAGGACGGCTACGGGCTGCTGAAATCCATGCTGCCGCCGCCGGAGCGGCGCGCGCTGGTGCTGATCGACCCGCCCTATGAATCGCGCGACGAGACCGCCGACGCCGTCGCGGCGATCGGCCATGGCCTGCGCCGGTTCGCCACCGGCGTCTACGCGCTGTGGTATCCGATCAAGGACATGAAGTTCGTCCAGGCGCTGCACGAGGCGGTGATCGCGCTCGACCCGCCGGAGGCCATCGCCGTGCACGTCCAGATGATGCGCATGAACCCGCAGCCGCGCATGCTGGTGGGCTCGGGCATGGTGGTGATCAATCCGCCGTGGAAATTCGCCGACACCATGCGCGAGCTGGCGCCCTGGCTGGCGCGCAACATCGGCAGCAACCAGACGGCCACGGCCGAGGTGAAGACCCTGGTGGCGGAAAAGGGCGGGCGATCGCCCGAGGATTGA
- a CDS encoding phosphoadenylyl-sulfate reductase — MPDTVLPPFDDDLRLLDQVSRAASAPDFLRLAITGAYRDRIALVSSFGTEAAVLLHMVAGIDRNTPVIFLDTQKLFPETLRYRDTLIDRLGLRDVRSIAPDAGAIAAEDADGLLWRRDPDRCCALRKVAPLERALDGFEAWINGRKRSHGDARSNLPMVELEGGRLKLNPLALWSVGDVERYFVANDLPRHPLEADGFSSIGCMPCSAPTRVGEDRRAGRWRGLDKTECGIHGLASMPVRGEA; from the coding sequence ATGCCCGACACCGTGCTGCCCCCCTTCGACGATGACCTGCGGCTGCTGGACCAGGTCTCGCGCGCCGCCTCGGCCCCCGACTTCCTGCGCCTGGCGATCACCGGCGCCTATCGTGACCGCATCGCCCTGGTGTCGTCCTTCGGCACCGAGGCCGCCGTGCTGCTGCATATGGTGGCCGGCATCGACCGCAACACGCCGGTGATCTTCCTCGACACGCAGAAGCTCTTCCCCGAGACGCTGCGCTACCGCGACACGCTGATCGACCGGCTGGGCCTGCGCGACGTGCGCAGCATCGCGCCCGATGCCGGGGCCATCGCCGCCGAGGATGCCGACGGCCTGCTGTGGCGGCGCGATCCCGACCGCTGCTGCGCGCTGCGCAAGGTGGCGCCGCTGGAGCGCGCGCTGGACGGCTTCGAGGCCTGGATCAACGGCCGCAAGCGCAGCCACGGCGATGCGCGGTCGAACCTGCCCATGGTCGAGCTCGAGGGCGGCCGGCTGAAGCTCAACCCGCTGGCGCTGTGGAGCGTCGGGGACGTCGAGCGCTACTTCGTCGCCAACGACCTGCCGCGCCATCCGCTGGAGGCTGACGGTTTCAGCTCGATCGGCTGCATGCCGTGCTCGGCGCCGACGCGCGTCGGCGAGGATCGCCGCGCCGGACGCTGGCGCGGCCTCGACAAGACCGAGTGCGGTATTCACGGGCTGGCCTCGATGCCGGTGCGCGGAGAGGCGTGA
- a CDS encoding polyphosphate kinase — MGRWKKLDKLPLAEGIDEDDYLKRLVRAQLRLLRVQQWLSRTNARAIVAIEGWDAAGKGGLIQRLTEKLDPRPVEVWRIAAPRPDEQGKHYLYRFWEKLPAPGTLAIFDRTWYGRVLVERIEGYAKKSEWQRAYGEINAFEKMLTDSGVKLIKILLNLSAAEQRERIMRRLETPEKRFKVTLEDFRNLGRRDEYVEAFDDMLERTDTDDAPWYVISSDSKKRSRVDGVELVADLLGKGADLEPPPVDPAVAEAARKVIGWDPDKVSPLASRADRT; from the coding sequence ATGGGGCGTTGGAAGAAGCTAGACAAGCTGCCATTGGCCGAAGGCATCGACGAGGACGACTACCTCAAGCGGCTGGTCCGCGCGCAGCTCAGGCTGCTGCGGGTCCAGCAATGGCTGTCGCGCACCAATGCCCGCGCCATCGTCGCCATCGAGGGCTGGGACGCCGCCGGCAAGGGCGGCCTGATCCAGCGCCTGACCGAGAAGCTCGACCCCCGGCCGGTCGAGGTCTGGCGCATCGCGGCGCCACGGCCCGACGAGCAGGGCAAGCACTACCTCTACCGCTTCTGGGAGAAGCTGCCGGCGCCGGGCACCCTCGCCATCTTCGACCGCACCTGGTACGGCCGCGTGCTGGTCGAGCGCATCGAGGGCTATGCGAAGAAGAGCGAGTGGCAGCGCGCCTATGGCGAGATCAACGCCTTCGAGAAGATGCTGACCGATTCCGGCGTCAAGCTGATCAAGATCCTGCTCAACCTCAGCGCCGCCGAGCAGCGCGAGCGCATCATGCGCCGGCTGGAAACGCCGGAGAAGCGCTTCAAGGTGACGCTCGAGGACTTCCGCAACCTCGGCCGGCGCGACGAGTATGTCGAGGCGTTCGACGACATGCTGGAGCGCACCGACACCGACGACGCGCCGTGGTACGTGATCTCCAGCGACAGCAAGAAGCGCAGCCGGGTCGACGGCGTCGAGCTGGTCGCCGATCTGCTGGGCAAGGGCGCCGACCTCGAGCCGCCGCCGGTCGATCCCGCGGTCGCCGAGGCGGCGCGCAAGGTGATCGGCTGGGATCCCGACAAGGTCAGCCCGCTGGCGTCGCGAGCGGACAGGACATGA
- the cysC gene encoding adenylyl-sulfate kinase, producing MSVVERAFPIVIVGHVDHGKSTLVGRLLHDTGSLPESKLAQLRAVSQKRGLQFEWSFLLDALQVERDQGITLDVTQIWFSTAQRRYVIIDAPGHKEFLKNMVTGASRAHGAVLVVDGKIGISEQTRRHAYLLHLLGVAQVIVAVNKMDLVSHDRARFAEVEREITDYLREIGIRPAAIVPVSARHGDNIALASAAMGWYRGPTITQALDGFVRRPAPVDAPLRLPVQDVYRLGDRRAIVGRIESGGVKVGDTLQLSPTGRRAQVAAIEDWARAEPRDSASAGESIALTLDEEVFAARGHLLSAPDATPAESRAVAVRVFWFDEEPLRAGRRLRARYGTADVDVVVAAIEKVIDVETLAAGPGSHVERNGVGEIVLRSTQPLHLDRFADDPRAGRGVLTSDYKVVGGFIVERALTAARNNTVAVRPSVSRAERESRNHHRGGVFWLTGLSGAGKSTIANLALRRLFDDGRQVILLDGDNLRDGLAADLGFAREDRAENLRRTAQVARLLAESGTIVLAALISPYARDRAEARRIVGEGFHEVHVRADVETCRGRDPKGLYGLAASGQLGSFTGVTAPYEVPLQADLVLDTTEESAKRSAEALVAFIEDKSGTSTGDRHGGWGAVLS from the coding sequence ATGAGCGTCGTCGAGCGCGCCTTCCCCATCGTCATCGTCGGCCATGTCGACCACGGCAAGTCGACCCTGGTCGGCCGCCTGCTGCACGACACCGGCTCGCTGCCCGAGAGCAAGCTCGCCCAGCTGCGCGCGGTGTCGCAGAAGCGCGGCCTTCAGTTCGAATGGTCCTTCCTGCTCGACGCCCTGCAGGTCGAGCGCGACCAGGGCATCACCCTCGACGTCACGCAGATCTGGTTCAGCACCGCGCAGCGGCGCTACGTCATCATCGACGCGCCGGGCCACAAGGAGTTCCTCAAGAACATGGTGACCGGCGCCTCGCGGGCGCACGGCGCCGTGCTGGTCGTCGACGGCAAGATCGGGATCTCGGAGCAGACGCGCCGCCATGCCTACCTGCTGCATCTGCTGGGCGTCGCCCAGGTGATCGTGGCGGTCAACAAGATGGACCTGGTCAGCCACGACAGGGCGCGTTTCGCCGAGGTCGAGCGCGAGATCACCGACTATCTGCGCGAGATCGGCATCCGCCCGGCGGCGATCGTGCCGGTCTCGGCGCGCCACGGCGACAACATCGCCCTCGCGAGCGCGGCGATGGGCTGGTATCGCGGCCCGACGATCACCCAGGCGCTCGACGGCTTCGTGCGCAGGCCGGCGCCGGTCGACGCGCCGCTGCGCCTGCCGGTGCAGGACGTCTACCGGCTGGGCGACCGACGCGCCATCGTCGGCCGCATCGAGAGCGGCGGCGTCAAGGTCGGCGACACGCTGCAGCTGAGCCCCACCGGCCGGCGCGCCCAGGTCGCGGCGATCGAGGACTGGGCGCGCGCCGAGCCACGGGACAGCGCCTCGGCCGGCGAGAGCATCGCGCTGACGCTCGACGAGGAGGTCTTCGCCGCGCGCGGCCATCTGCTGAGCGCGCCCGACGCGACGCCGGCCGAAAGCCGCGCGGTGGCGGTCCGCGTCTTCTGGTTCGACGAGGAGCCGCTGCGCGCCGGCCGCCGCCTGCGCGCGCGCTACGGCACGGCGGATGTCGACGTTGTCGTGGCGGCGATCGAGAAGGTGATCGACGTCGAGACTCTCGCCGCCGGCCCCGGCTCGCACGTCGAGCGCAACGGCGTGGGCGAGATCGTGCTGCGCTCGACCCAGCCGCTGCATCTCGACCGTTTCGCCGACGATCCGCGCGCTGGCCGCGGCGTGCTGACCAGCGACTACAAGGTGGTCGGCGGCTTCATCGTCGAGCGCGCGCTGACGGCGGCACGCAACAACACCGTCGCGGTGCGGCCCAGCGTCTCGCGCGCCGAGCGCGAGAGCCGCAACCACCATCGCGGCGGCGTCTTCTGGCTCACCGGCCTCTCCGGCGCCGGCAAGTCGACGATCGCCAATCTGGCGTTGCGCCGCCTTTTCGACGACGGACGCCAGGTGATACTGCTCGACGGCGACAATCTGCGCGACGGGCTGGCGGCCGATCTCGGCTTCGCGCGCGAAGACCGCGCCGAGAATCTCCGGCGCACGGCGCAGGTCGCGCGCCTGCTGGCGGAGAGCGGCACCATCGTGCTCGCCGCGCTGATCTCGCCCTACGCGCGCGACCGCGCCGAGGCGCGGCGCATCGTCGGCGAGGGATTCCACGAGGTGCATGTGCGGGCCGATGTCGAGACCTGTCGCGGCCGCGACCCGAAGGGTCTCTACGGGCTGGCCGCCAGCGGCCAGCTGGGCTCGTTCACCGGCGTCACCGCGCCCTACGAGGTGCCGCTGCAGGCTGACCTGGTGCTCGACACCACCGAGGAGTCCGCGAAGCGATCGGCGGAGGCGCTGGTCGCCTTCATCGAGGACAAAAGCGGCACCAGCACAGGCGACCGGCACGGCGGCTGGGGCGCTGTCCTGAGCTGA
- a CDS encoding DHCW motif cupin fold protein, producing MKMSAIPFGTTDWSEVEPTEHAGETGKAIWRTRQFGDIRVRLVDYTPGYLADHWCEKGHILMCLDGELDTELKDGRRFVLRPGMSYQVADNAEPHRSRTAVGAKLFIVD from the coding sequence ATGAAGATGTCCGCGATCCCCTTCGGCACCACCGACTGGAGCGAAGTCGAGCCGACCGAGCATGCCGGCGAGACCGGCAAGGCGATTTGGCGCACGCGCCAGTTCGGCGACATCCGCGTGCGCCTGGTCGACTACACGCCGGGCTACCTCGCCGATCACTGGTGCGAGAAGGGCCACATCCTGATGTGCCTGGACGGCGAGCTCGACACCGAGCTGAAGGACGGCCGCCGCTTCGTGCTCAGGCCGGGCATGAGCTACCAGGTCGCCGACAACGCCGAGCCGCACCGCTCGCGTACGGCGGTCGGTGCGAAGCTGTTCATCGTCGATTGA
- a CDS encoding endonuclease/exonuclease/phosphatase family protein — protein sequence MSFAGTGALVGEDVRTVVADAPAEPALIRAATYNVHSCIGMDRRSDPDRVLRVIDAINPDILALQEVRAYSPDLDQFELFHRRLNMEPVFGQTFRARRFGFGNGLYVRGSILKKRIVDLAIPPYEDRCAIDAVVEVRGQRLRVIAAHLGLRPAERGRQIELLRDALAQEPEDLTLVMGDLNVFGPERRRLTKIGAPMDLKRVRTFPAPRPLMALDRLWSIPFDNLESLEAFSTDGARWASDHLPLVGMVRPLSVLSSRA from the coding sequence ATGTCGTTTGCTGGCACCGGTGCTCTAGTCGGCGAGGACGTGCGCACGGTCGTCGCCGATGCGCCGGCCGAGCCCGCCCTGATCCGCGCCGCGACCTACAACGTGCATTCCTGCATCGGCATGGACCGGCGCAGCGATCCCGACCGCGTGCTGCGCGTCATCGACGCGATCAACCCGGACATCCTGGCGCTGCAGGAGGTGCGCGCCTATTCGCCCGACCTCGACCAGTTCGAGCTGTTCCACCGCCGGCTCAACATGGAACCGGTCTTCGGCCAGACCTTCCGCGCCCGGCGCTTCGGCTTCGGCAATGGCCTCTACGTGCGCGGCTCGATCCTGAAGAAGCGCATCGTCGATCTCGCCATCCCGCCCTACGAGGACCGCTGCGCCATCGACGCGGTGGTCGAGGTGCGCGGCCAGCGGCTGCGCGTGATCGCCGCGCATCTGGGGCTGCGCCCCGCCGAACGCGGCCGCCAGATCGAGCTCTTGCGCGACGCGCTGGCGCAGGAGCCCGAGGACCTGACCCTGGTGATGGGCGACCTCAACGTCTTCGGCCCCGAGCGGCGGCGGCTGACCAAGATCGGCGCGCCGATGGATCTGAAGCGCGTGCGCACATTTCCGGCGCCGCGGCCGCTGATGGCGCTCGACCGCCTGTGGTCGATCCCGTTCGACAACCTGGAAAGCCTCGAGGCGTTCTCGACCGACGGCGCGCGCTGGGCCTCCGATCACCTGCCGTTGGTCGGCATGGTCCGGCCGCTTTCAGTCCTGTCATCCCGAGCGTAG
- a CDS encoding sulfate adenylyltransferase subunit 2, whose product MDDLDWLESESIYILREARSRIERLAMLWSLGKDSNVMIWLARKAFLGRVPFPVMHLDTGLEFPETYEFRERYVKEWELELIADPCPPLERTDPSLPPNTRVAARKTLGLSEAIARYGFSGIIAGIRRDEQATRAKERVFSPRRADGAWDVRDQPPEFWNLYNAEFPPGTHVRVHPLLHWTELDIWRYIRREGIPVVPLYFAREGKRYRSLGEIGITFPIDSHAADIDSIVLELEKTREPERAGRAMDHDSEDAFERLRVAGYM is encoded by the coding sequence ATGGACGACCTCGACTGGCTCGAATCGGAGAGCATCTACATCCTGCGCGAGGCCAGGAGCCGCATCGAGCGGCTGGCCATGCTGTGGTCGCTGGGCAAGGACTCCAACGTGATGATCTGGCTGGCGCGCAAGGCCTTCCTCGGCCGCGTGCCCTTCCCGGTCATGCATCTCGACACCGGCCTGGAGTTCCCCGAGACCTACGAATTCCGCGAGCGCTACGTGAAAGAGTGGGAGCTGGAGCTGATCGCCGATCCCTGCCCGCCGCTGGAGCGCACCGATCCCTCGCTGCCGCCCAATACCCGCGTCGCCGCGCGCAAGACGCTGGGCCTGTCCGAAGCCATCGCGCGCTACGGCTTCAGCGGCATCATCGCCGGCATCCGCCGCGACGAGCAGGCGACGCGCGCCAAGGAACGCGTCTTCAGCCCGCGCCGCGCCGACGGCGCCTGGGACGTCCGCGACCAGCCGCCGGAGTTCTGGAACCTCTACAACGCCGAGTTCCCGCCCGGCACGCATGTGCGCGTCCATCCGCTGCTGCATTGGACCGAGCTCGACATCTGGCGCTACATCCGCCGCGAGGGCATCCCGGTGGTGCCGCTCTACTTCGCGCGCGAGGGCAAGCGCTACCGCTCGCTGGGCGAGATCGGCATCACCTTCCCGATCGACAGCCACGCCGCCGACATCGACTCGATCGTGCTCGAGCTCGAAAAGACGCGCGAGCCGGAACGGGCCGGGCGCGCCATGGACCATGATTCGGAGGACGCCTTCGAGCGTCTGCGCGTCGCGGGGTATATGTGA
- the cls gene encoding cardiolipin synthase, whose amino-acid sequence MLLAIAIAFHVAGVGCALRALMLGRAPQGTVAWILSLILVPYLALPAYALFSHGKFHGYVIARRARVEELGALMRHGGEAIERARAPLDVADPEPLRALERLAGFPFTRGNGARLLVDGPEAFTDMLQGVRQATKYVLVQFYVVRDDRLGAAFRRILVDRVASGVKVYVLYDDVGSENLSSRYIQSLVDGGVSVSSFNGRKSWFVRHSRINYRNHRKIVVVDGESAWVGGLNIGDEYVHRDPVLSPWRDTHVHVRGPSALCCQMSFIEDWFWATGEALALVWDIEAPPAEDRVVLALPTGPADDLETCSLAFTQMIALARKRVWIANPYFVPDSAALSALILAAQRGADVRILLPGRPDHYTTWLASLSFVPELTRAGIAVLLYESGILHQKVALIDDDLCTVGTANFDNRSFRINFEITLAFLDEAFAQEVAAMLERDFAGARSVSADIVQARPFPFRVAVQACRLLAPVL is encoded by the coding sequence TTGCTGCTGGCCATCGCCATCGCCTTTCACGTCGCCGGCGTCGGCTGCGCGCTGCGCGCATTGATGCTGGGGCGCGCGCCGCAGGGCACCGTGGCGTGGATTCTGTCGCTGATCCTGGTGCCCTACCTGGCCCTGCCGGCCTATGCGCTGTTCAGCCACGGCAAGTTCCATGGCTACGTCATCGCGCGGCGCGCCCGCGTCGAGGAGCTGGGCGCGCTGATGCGCCACGGCGGCGAGGCGATCGAGCGGGCGCGCGCGCCGCTCGACGTCGCCGATCCCGAGCCGCTGAGAGCCCTGGAACGGCTCGCCGGCTTTCCCTTCACCCGCGGCAACGGCGCGCGGCTGCTGGTCGACGGCCCCGAGGCCTTCACCGACATGCTGCAGGGCGTGCGGCAGGCGACGAAATACGTGCTGGTGCAGTTCTACGTCGTGCGCGACGACCGGCTGGGCGCCGCCTTCCGCCGTATCCTGGTCGATCGCGTCGCATCCGGCGTCAAGGTCTACGTGCTCTACGACGACGTCGGCAGCGAGAATCTGTCGAGCCGCTACATCCAGTCCCTGGTCGACGGCGGCGTGTCGGTTTCCTCGTTCAACGGCCGCAAGAGCTGGTTCGTGCGCCACTCGCGCATCAACTATCGCAACCACCGCAAGATCGTCGTCGTCGACGGCGAGTCGGCATGGGTCGGCGGGCTGAACATCGGCGACGAGTACGTGCATCGCGATCCGGTGCTGTCTCCGTGGCGCGACACCCATGTGCACGTGCGCGGCCCCAGCGCGCTGTGCTGCCAGATGAGCTTCATCGAGGACTGGTTCTGGGCGACCGGCGAGGCGCTGGCGCTGGTCTGGGACATCGAGGCCCCGCCGGCGGAGGATCGCGTCGTGCTCGCGCTGCCGACGGGGCCGGCCGACGACCTCGAGACCTGCAGCCTCGCCTTCACCCAGATGATCGCGCTGGCCCGCAAGCGGGTGTGGATCGCCAACCCGTACTTCGTGCCCGATTCGGCGGCGCTCTCGGCGCTGATCCTGGCCGCGCAGCGCGGCGCCGATGTGCGCATCCTGCTGCCCGGCCGCCCCGACCACTACACGACCTGGCTGGCGAGCCTGTCCTTCGTGCCGGAGCTGACGCGCGCCGGGATCGCGGTGCTGCTCTATGAAAGCGGCATCCTCCACCAAAAAGTCGCGCTCATCGACGATGATCTGTGTACGGTAGGAACCGCGAACTTCGACAATCGTTCCTTCCGCATCAACTTCGAGATCACCTTGGCCTTTCTCGACGAAGCATTCGCACAGGAAGTCGCGGCGATGCTCGAGCGCGATTTCGCCGGCGCGCGATCGGTGTCGGCCGATATCGTGCAGGCCCGTCCATTCCCCTTCCGCGTCGCGGTGCAGGCATGTCGTTTGCTGGCACCGGTGCTCTAG
- a CDS encoding MFS transporter: protein MSRRVFPGWWVVAGTFVVLCVGFGIAYSFSSFFLPLQEKFAANRGEISLVFSIAGALYFSLGLITGAIADRFGPRLVVGGGMALVALGIFAASRAETLWQVFAGYGLGVGLGVGAAYVPAVAALQRWFNRKRGLATGIAVAGIGIGTLAGPPLAKLLIDSVGWRGAWAGLALIALAAALFSTLTIRRSPETYGLLPDGDAAPAAAGPAAPASGASLGEAMRMPVFWLLFAACAIYSFGLFTPFVHMVPYARDVGHGETFGVTLIMLLGVGSTLGRFVFAGLADRIGRRRMYALSILGSCPALLLWASTSHWLALVVFATMFGALYGGFVALAPSVMADYFGTRAVGSILGAQYASVAVGILVGPPAAGWIFDATQSYTAAIAASAALALAAGLTVLFCPEPSVLRARRAAMES from the coding sequence ATGAGCCGTCGCGTCTTTCCCGGCTGGTGGGTGGTCGCCGGCACGTTCGTGGTGCTGTGCGTCGGCTTCGGCATCGCCTACAGCTTCTCCAGCTTCTTCCTGCCGCTGCAGGAGAAGTTCGCGGCCAACCGCGGCGAGATCTCGCTGGTCTTCTCGATCGCCGGCGCGCTGTACTTCTCGCTCGGCCTGATCACCGGGGCGATCGCCGACCGCTTCGGGCCGCGCCTCGTGGTCGGCGGCGGCATGGCGCTGGTGGCGCTGGGCATCTTCGCCGCCAGCCGCGCCGAGACCCTGTGGCAGGTCTTCGCCGGCTACGGCCTGGGCGTGGGGCTGGGCGTCGGCGCCGCCTACGTGCCCGCCGTCGCGGCGCTTCAGCGCTGGTTCAACCGCAAGCGCGGGCTGGCCACCGGCATCGCCGTGGCCGGCATCGGCATCGGCACCCTCGCCGGCCCGCCGCTGGCCAAGCTGCTGATCGACAGCGTCGGCTGGCGCGGCGCCTGGGCCGGCCTGGCGCTGATCGCGCTCGCCGCCGCGCTGTTCTCGACCCTCACCATCCGACGCTCGCCGGAAACCTACGGCCTGCTGCCCGACGGCGATGCCGCGCCCGCCGCCGCCGGCCCGGCCGCGCCGGCCTCCGGCGCCAGCCTGGGCGAGGCGATGCGCATGCCGGTGTTCTGGCTGCTGTTCGCGGCCTGCGCGATCTACTCGTTCGGGCTGTTCACGCCCTTCGTGCACATGGTGCCCTACGCGCGCGACGTCGGCCACGGCGAGACCTTCGGCGTGACGCTGATCATGCTGCTGGGCGTCGGCAGCACGCTGGGCCGCTTCGTCTTCGCCGGCCTGGCCGACAGGATCGGCCGGCGGCGCATGTACGCGCTCAGCATCCTGGGCTCGTGCCCGGCCCTGCTGCTGTGGGCCTCGACCAGCCACTGGCTGGCGCTGGTCGTCTTCGCCACAATGTTCGGCGCGCTCTACGGCGGCTTCGTCGCCCTGGCGCCCTCGGTGATGGCCGACTATTTCGGCACCCGGGCCGTGGGCTCGATCCTCGGCGCGCAATACGCCAGCGTCGCCGTCGGCATCCTCGTGGGACCGCCGGCGGCGGGCTGGATCTTCGACGCGACGCAGTCCTACACGGCGGCGATCGCCGCCAGCGCCGCGCTGGCGCTCGCCGCTGGACTGACCGTGCTGTTCTGTCCCGAGCCATCCGTGCTACGGGCACGGCGCGCCGCCATGGAGTCCTGA
- a CDS encoding acetamidase/formamidase family protein, with protein sequence MSAPIVLKSSPQTIHWGYFDSKLEPKARVKSGEMVTIECVSGAKEILPDPPFAILPEHREIHEQCAPHLGRHILTGPVYVEGAEPGDALQVDILDIQFRVDWGWNVQRPLMGTLPEDFPSYRLTHIPIERNRNVCRMPWGTELELKPFFGIMGVAPPPAWGQCSSVEPRAFGGNIDNKELGVGTSIYLPVFAPGALFSTGDGHGVQGDGEVNLTALETCLTGTFRFTVRKDMKLNNPRGETPTHWITHGFDPDLDDAAKEALRDMIRLIRGKTGIAAEDAYMLCSLAADLHVTQTVDGNKGVHCMIRKELIGG encoded by the coding sequence ATGTCCGCACCGATCGTCCTGAAATCGTCGCCGCAGACCATCCACTGGGGCTATTTCGACAGCAAGCTGGAGCCCAAGGCGCGGGTGAAGTCGGGCGAGATGGTCACCATCGAATGCGTCTCGGGGGCGAAGGAGATCCTGCCCGACCCGCCCTTCGCGATCCTGCCCGAGCACCGCGAGATCCACGAGCAATGCGCGCCGCATCTGGGCCGCCATATCCTTACCGGTCCTGTCTATGTCGAGGGCGCCGAGCCGGGCGACGCGCTGCAGGTCGACATTCTCGACATCCAGTTCCGCGTCGACTGGGGCTGGAACGTGCAGCGGCCGCTGATGGGCACGCTGCCCGAGGACTTCCCGTCCTATCGGCTGACCCACATCCCGATCGAGCGCAACCGCAATGTCTGCCGCATGCCCTGGGGCACGGAGCTCGAGCTCAAGCCGTTCTTCGGCATCATGGGCGTGGCGCCGCCGCCGGCCTGGGGCCAGTGCAGCTCGGTCGAGCCGCGCGCCTTCGGCGGCAACATCGACAACAAGGAGCTGGGCGTCGGCACGAGCATCTACCTGCCGGTCTTCGCGCCCGGCGCGCTATTCTCGACCGGCGACGGTCATGGCGTGCAGGGCGACGGCGAGGTCAACCTCACGGCGCTCGAGACCTGCCTCACCGGCACCTTCCGCTTCACCGTGCGCAAGGACATGAAGCTGAACAATCCCCGGGGCGAGACGCCGACCCACTGGATCACCCACGGCTTCGACCCCGACCTCGACGACGCCGCCAAGGAGGCGTTGCGCGACATGATCCGGCTGATCCGCGGCAAGACCGGCATCGCGGCCGAGGACGCCTACATGCTGTGCAGCCTGGCCGCCGACCTGCACGTCACCCAGACCGTCGACGGCAACAAGGGCGTGCACTGCATGATCAGGAAGGAGCTGATCGGCGGGTGA